One Halobaculum sp. CBA1158 DNA segment encodes these proteins:
- the citZ gene encoding citrate synthase, protein MSDELKRGLEGVLVAESDLSYIDGDEGKLVYRGYAIEDLAEHASYEETLYLLWNGELPTESELSAFEEAMAAERDLDDDTLETVTRLAEADEEPMAAMRTAASVLSGADPDADADPTDPEANVRKARRITAKLPTALAAFARVRDGDEPVAPREDLGHAENFLYMLNGEVPDEVTADVFDQALVLHADHGLNASTFSATVTASTLADMHSAVTSAVGTLSGSLHGGANANVMRMLQEIDEADSEPVEWVKQALEEGRRVAGFGHRVYNVKDPRAKILGDRSEALGEAAGDRKWYEMSVAIEEFMAEEKGLAPNVDFYSATTYYQMDIPIDIYTPIFAISRVGGWAAHVMEQFEDNRLIRPRARYVGEKDAEWVPIGER, encoded by the coding sequence ATGTCCGACGAACTCAAGCGGGGACTGGAGGGCGTCCTCGTCGCCGAGTCCGACCTCAGCTACATCGACGGTGACGAGGGCAAGCTCGTCTACCGCGGCTACGCCATCGAGGACCTCGCCGAGCACGCCTCCTACGAGGAGACGCTGTATCTCCTCTGGAACGGGGAGCTCCCCACCGAGTCGGAGCTATCGGCGTTCGAGGAGGCGATGGCCGCCGAGCGTGACCTCGACGACGACACGCTTGAGACGGTCACGCGCCTCGCGGAGGCCGACGAGGAGCCGATGGCGGCGATGCGCACCGCGGCCTCGGTGCTGTCTGGCGCGGACCCGGACGCCGACGCCGACCCGACCGACCCCGAGGCGAACGTCCGCAAGGCGCGCCGGATCACGGCGAAGCTGCCGACGGCGCTGGCGGCGTTCGCGCGCGTCCGCGACGGCGACGAGCCGGTCGCGCCGCGGGAGGATCTGGGCCACGCCGAGAACTTCTTGTACATGCTCAACGGCGAGGTGCCCGACGAGGTCACCGCCGACGTGTTCGACCAGGCGCTCGTGCTCCACGCCGACCACGGGCTCAACGCCTCCACGTTCTCGGCGACGGTGACGGCCTCGACGCTCGCGGACATGCACTCGGCGGTCACCTCCGCCGTCGGCACGCTCTCGGGCAGCCTCCACGGCGGGGCGAACGCGAACGTGATGCGGATGCTCCAGGAGATCGACGAGGCCGACTCCGAGCCCGTCGAGTGGGTGAAGCAGGCGCTCGAGGAGGGCCGCCGCGTCGCCGGGTTCGGCCACCGCGTGTACAACGTGAAGGACCCGCGCGCGAAGATCCTCGGCGACCGCTCTGAGGCGCTGGGCGAGGCCGCCGGCGACCGCAAGTGGTACGAGATGAGCGTCGCGATCGAGGAGTTCATGGCCGAGGAGAAGGGCCTCGCGCCCAACGTCGACTTCTACTCGGCGACGACGTACTACCAGATGGACATCCCGATCGACATCTACACCCCCATCTTCGCGATCTCGCGGGTCGGCGGGTGGGCCGCGCACGTGATGGAGCAGTTCGAGGACAACCGCCTGATCCGGCCGCGTGCCCGCTACGTGGGCGAGAAAGACGCCGAGTGGGTTCCGATCGGCGAGCGGTAG
- a CDS encoding MATE family efflux transporter, which yields MSPRSRVAAGLDDALPDGWYATWRRALGLGVPVTARNGVGQLMRTTDVVISAALSPAAVVGLGIADLFASLPFRASGGVVGASATLTSQDTGAGADANRDEAFTQAAVLAALVTLPFALVGIGLGEAVLGLVGADAESAREGARYLALVSIPMPLGALAAVSSATLEATGDTRTPTYVSVPASVFNAAASLVFGLGLLGAPRLGIVGIGAASLVAMTGRSLVLVGYTHLRGPVGFVRPRDPTIARQIVRIGVPQSAAGLVTAVAVFPFNTLVLQFGTAANAGYQLAWRVYTQVLSPVGSGVGRGASIVVGQRLGERAAAREDVGGDEAGLPAARIATALVVLGGAIALVLGGGVALAAAPIAGLLAADPAVAAAATPFVTVLGLSGVLGITNVVASASLDAAGETRVPLASRVVGMFGGYVGVSWGLYELAGWGIGAAYAGQFACYALMLAVTAWGLVRTDWVGRAQTMLDERGSVGSDR from the coding sequence GTGTCCCCCCGATCTCGAGTCGCCGCCGGCCTCGACGACGCCCTCCCCGACGGATGGTACGCGACCTGGCGGCGGGCCCTCGGACTCGGCGTCCCGGTGACGGCCCGAAACGGGGTCGGTCAGCTCATGCGGACGACCGACGTGGTCATCTCGGCGGCGCTGTCGCCGGCGGCGGTCGTCGGACTCGGCATCGCGGACCTCTTCGCCTCGCTCCCGTTCCGCGCCAGCGGCGGCGTCGTCGGCGCGTCGGCGACGCTGACGAGCCAGGACACCGGTGCCGGGGCCGACGCCAACCGCGACGAGGCGTTCACGCAGGCCGCGGTCCTCGCGGCGCTGGTGACGCTTCCGTTCGCGCTCGTCGGGATCGGCCTCGGCGAGGCGGTGCTCGGGCTCGTCGGGGCCGACGCCGAGTCCGCCCGCGAGGGGGCGCGCTACCTCGCGCTCGTCTCGATCCCGATGCCGCTTGGGGCGCTTGCGGCCGTGTCGAGCGCGACCCTGGAGGCCACCGGCGACACCCGAACGCCGACGTACGTGTCGGTTCCCGCGTCGGTGTTCAACGCCGCCGCCTCGTTGGTGTTCGGGCTCGGACTGCTCGGCGCGCCCCGCCTGGGGATCGTCGGCATCGGGGCCGCCTCGCTCGTCGCCATGACCGGCCGGTCGCTCGTGCTCGTCGGCTACACCCACCTGCGCGGTCCCGTGGGGTTCGTCCGGCCGCGCGATCCGACGATCGCTCGTCAGATCGTCCGTATCGGCGTCCCACAGAGCGCCGCGGGCCTCGTCACGGCCGTCGCGGTGTTCCCGTTCAACACGCTGGTGCTGCAGTTCGGGACGGCCGCGAACGCCGGCTACCAGCTCGCGTGGCGGGTGTACACGCAGGTGCTGTCGCCCGTCGGCAGCGGCGTCGGTCGCGGCGCGAGCATCGTCGTCGGCCAGCGCCTCGGCGAGCGCGCCGCCGCTCGCGAGGATGTCGGCGGCGACGAGGCGGGGCTCCCGGCCGCGCGGATCGCGACCGCGCTTGTCGTTCTCGGGGGCGCGATCGCGCTGGTGCTCGGGGGCGGCGTCGCGCTCGCGGCGGCACCGATCGCCGGCTTGCTCGCGGCGGACCCGGCGGTGGCCGCGGCGGCGACGCCGTTCGTCACCGTGCTCGGCCTCTCGGGCGTGCTCGGGATCACGAACGTCGTCGCGTCGGCGTCACTCGACGCCGCCGGGGAGACGCGGGTCCCGTTGGCCTCGCGGGTCGTCGGGATGTTCGGCGGCTACGTCGGCGTCTCGTGGGGGCTGTACGAACTCGCCGGCTGGGGGATCGGGGCCGCCTACGCCGGCCAGTTCGCCTGCTATGCGCTCATGCTCGCCGTGACGGCCTGGGGCCTCGTTCGGACCGACTGGGTGGGCCGCGCGCAGACCATGCTCGACGAGCGCGGGAGCGTCGGCTCGGACAGGTAG
- a CDS encoding MATE family efflux transporter: MDRERLLGVWRRVLSLAWPVMAEQTFRTAMRTTDIIVTAQFSPAAVVAIGLADLYARFPLRIGLGLGGGAIALSSQDTGAAAEANRDEAVTQAVLMGILAGIPFVLIGLFLGEPIIALLGADADTAALGGTYLAIVFATAPARHVALIGARSLQGTGDTRTPMYVNVLANALNISGSFVLGLGLLGAPRLGIIGVGVSTAAANVLTALLLLAAMATSWADASLVRPRDTVIARQLVRVSAPRVLEGFSATIAEFPFNALLLGFGTEVNAGFQIGRRMYQQVTGPLSRGYNVAASVVVGQALGDGDADGARYDGYAVTGLGLATVGVIGVLLVALAPWFVSVFTDDAGTVPHAIAFARVYGATGAFLVAFTVLSGALQGASETRIPLVARLVSTFGFLLGTTYVVGEVLGFGARGAYLAVGLQYLCMAAVVLWGFRYTDWASRAAEMMAERGSAAGGDGEDPGST, translated from the coding sequence ATGGACCGCGAGCGTCTGCTGGGCGTCTGGCGGCGCGTGCTCTCGCTCGCGTGGCCGGTGATGGCCGAGCAGACGTTTCGAACGGCGATGCGGACGACGGACATCATCGTCACCGCGCAGTTCTCCCCCGCCGCGGTCGTCGCCATCGGCCTCGCGGACCTGTACGCGCGCTTTCCCCTCCGGATCGGCCTGGGCCTCGGCGGCGGAGCGATCGCCCTCTCCAGTCAGGACACCGGCGCGGCCGCCGAGGCCAACCGCGACGAGGCCGTCACCCAGGCGGTCCTGATGGGGATACTCGCCGGGATCCCGTTCGTCCTGATCGGGCTGTTCCTCGGCGAGCCGATCATCGCGCTGCTGGGCGCGGACGCCGACACCGCCGCACTCGGAGGTACCTACCTCGCGATCGTCTTCGCGACCGCACCCGCCCGTCACGTCGCGCTCATCGGCGCGCGCTCGCTACAGGGCACCGGCGACACCCGCACGCCGATGTACGTGAACGTGCTCGCGAACGCGCTCAACATCTCGGGGTCGTTCGTCCTCGGTCTCGGACTGCTGGGCGCGCCGCGACTCGGCATCATCGGCGTCGGCGTCTCGACGGCCGCCGCGAACGTGCTCACCGCCCTCCTCCTGCTCGCGGCGATGGCGACGTCGTGGGCCGACGCGAGCCTCGTCCGTCCCCGCGACACGGTGATCGCGAGACAGCTCGTGCGCGTGTCGGCCCCCAGAGTGCTCGAGGGCTTCTCGGCGACGATCGCCGAGTTCCCGTTCAACGCCCTGCTGCTCGGGTTCGGCACGGAGGTCAACGCCGGCTTCCAGATCGGCCGCAGGATGTACCAGCAGGTGACCGGTCCGCTCTCGCGCGGCTACAACGTCGCCGCCAGCGTCGTCGTCGGGCAGGCGCTCGGCGACGGCGACGCCGACGGCGCGCGCTACGACGGCTACGCGGTGACGGGGCTCGGTCTCGCGACCGTGGGCGTCATCGGCGTCCTGCTGGTCGCGCTTGCACCGTGGTTCGTTTCTGTGTTCACCGACGACGCCGGGACGGTCCCGCACGCGATCGCGTTCGCCCGCGTGTACGGCGCGACGGGTGCCTTCCTCGTCGCCTTCACGGTGCTCTCGGGAGCGCTCCAGGGGGCCAGCGAGACGCGCATCCCGCTGGTCGCACGACTCGTCAGCACCTTCGGGTTCCTGCTGGGGACGACGTACGTCGTCGGCGAGGTGCTCGGGTTCGGCGCGCGGGGCGCGTATCTCGCGGTCGGACTCCAGTACCTCTGCATGGCCGCGGTCGTTCTGTGGGGCTTCCGGTACACCGACTGGGCGTCGCGTGCGGCCGAGATGATGGCCGAGCGCGGGAGCGCCGCGGGCGGCGACGGCGAGGACCCCGGGAGCACGTGA
- a CDS encoding gamma-glutamylcyclotransferase family protein: MDVFVYGTLTEPARVRDLLDSFAFVGAATLSGLRVVEGRYPTLAPPTGDGSVADDPAVGGRLLRVDEDGLAALDEYEGVADDLYVRVPVPLFDAEGERDGAVATYVGDPTRLGAEATWPGSGPFPDRVRRYLSTHDVRVRLRPEG, from the coding sequence ATGGACGTGTTCGTCTACGGCACGCTCACCGAACCGGCGCGGGTGCGCGACCTGCTCGACTCGTTCGCGTTCGTGGGGGCGGCGACGCTCTCGGGGCTCCGCGTCGTCGAGGGTCGGTATCCGACGCTCGCGCCCCCGACCGGCGACGGGTCCGTGGCCGACGACCCGGCGGTCGGCGGGCGACTGCTCCGCGTCGACGAGGACGGTCTCGCCGCGCTCGACGAGTACGAGGGCGTCGCAGACGACCTGTACGTCCGCGTTCCGGTACCCCTGTTCGACGCCGAGGGAGAGCGGGACGGCGCGGTCGCGACCTACGTCGGCGACCCGACGCGCCTCGGAGCCGAGGCGACGTGGCCCGGCTCCGGCCCGTTCCCCGACCGGGTCCGCCGGTACCTCTCGACACACGACGTCCGGGTCCGTCTCCGGCCGGAAGGTTGA
- the ilvA gene encoding threonine ammonia-lyase, whose product MLSYDDVVAAREHVEQVAVRTPLNRSFSFSELTGADVHLKLENTQRTGAFKIRGAMNRIAALTDDERERGVVTASAGNHAQGVALAATRAGVDSTIVMPKYAPVSKVEATRRYGGNVVLDGIDYDEAQTRAHEIEREEDRVYVHAFEDERVMAGQGTIGLEIAEQCPEVDTVVVPIGGGGLISGVATAVKGALDDVRVVGVQAAGADSAARSVAAGERVELGGVDTVADGIAVREVGEHTFPYIRERVDRVVTVDDEAIAEALTLLLERSKTVVEGAGAVALAAVLEETFEYEDGETIVPALCGGNIDMNTLITVILRGLVRMGRYLKVSLELKDRPGELERVAGIIAREDANVYALSHDRTSRDIAVDAADLEIELETHGDEHAARVVAALEEAGYDVEVEA is encoded by the coding sequence ATGCTCAGTTACGACGACGTGGTCGCCGCCCGCGAGCACGTCGAACAGGTCGCTGTGCGGACCCCTCTGAACCGCTCGTTCAGCTTCTCGGAGCTGACGGGGGCGGACGTCCACCTGAAACTGGAGAACACCCAGCGCACCGGAGCGTTCAAGATCCGCGGCGCGATGAACCGGATCGCCGCGCTCACCGACGACGAGCGCGAGCGCGGCGTCGTCACCGCGAGCGCGGGCAACCACGCCCAGGGGGTCGCGCTCGCGGCGACGCGCGCGGGCGTCGACTCGACGATCGTGATGCCGAAGTACGCGCCCGTCTCGAAGGTGGAGGCGACGCGTCGCTACGGCGGGAACGTCGTGCTCGACGGGATCGACTACGACGAGGCGCAGACGCGCGCCCACGAGATCGAGCGTGAGGAGGACCGCGTGTACGTCCACGCCTTCGAGGACGAGCGCGTGATGGCCGGCCAGGGGACCATCGGCTTAGAGATCGCCGAGCAGTGCCCCGAGGTCGACACGGTGGTCGTCCCGATCGGCGGCGGCGGGCTCATCTCGGGCGTCGCGACGGCGGTGAAGGGCGCGCTCGACGACGTGCGCGTCGTCGGCGTGCAGGCGGCGGGGGCCGACTCGGCGGCCCGGTCGGTCGCCGCCGGCGAGCGCGTCGAACTCGGCGGCGTCGACACGGTCGCCGACGGCATCGCCGTGCGGGAGGTCGGCGAACACACCTTCCCGTACATCCGCGAGCGCGTCGACAGGGTGGTCACAGTCGACGACGAGGCGATCGCGGAGGCGCTCACGCTGCTGTTGGAGCGCTCCAAGACCGTCGTCGAGGGCGCGGGCGCTGTGGCGCTGGCGGCCGTGCTGGAGGAGACGTTCGAGTACGAGGACGGCGAGACGATCGTCCCGGCGCTGTGCGGCGGGAACATCGACATGAACACGCTGATAACGGTGATCCTCCGGGGACTCGTCCGGATGGGACGCTACCTGAAGGTGTCGCTGGAGCTGAAGGACCGCCCCGGCGAACTGGAGCGCGTCGCGGGCATCATCGCCCGCGAGGACGCGAACGTCTACGCACTGAGCCACGACCGCACCTCCCGCGACATCGCCGTCGACGCCGCGGACCTGGAGATCGAGTTGGAGACCCACGGCGACGAACACGCCGCCCGCGTCGTCGCCGCCCTGGAGGAAGCGGGGTACGACGTGGAGGTCGAGGCGTGA
- a CDS encoding Rid family detoxifying hydrolase yields MKRVVSTDEAPAAVGAYSQATTNGDLLFTAGQIPLTPDGELKDDAPIAEQTELALDNLLAIVAEAGGDASDVLKTTVFLADIDDFDEMNETYATYFAEEPPARSAVQAGALPKGVGVEIEAVVDVS; encoded by the coding sequence ATGAAGCGCGTGGTCTCCACCGACGAAGCGCCGGCCGCGGTCGGCGCGTACAGCCAGGCGACGACCAACGGCGACCTGCTGTTCACGGCGGGACAGATCCCGCTCACCCCCGACGGCGAACTGAAGGACGACGCCCCGATCGCCGAGCAGACCGAGCTCGCGCTCGACAACCTCCTCGCGATCGTGGCGGAGGCCGGGGGCGACGCCTCGGACGTGCTGAAGACGACGGTGTTCCTCGCGGACATCGACGACTTCGACGAGATGAACGAGACGTACGCGACGTACTTCGCGGAGGAGCCCCCGGCGCGCTCGGCGGTGCAGGCGGGCGCGCTCCCGAAGGGCGTCGGCGTCGAGATCGAGGCGGTCGTCGACGTGTCGTAG
- a CDS encoding helix-turn-helix domain-containing protein, which produces MPDAMTELLRKEMQCENLLDCFHGLSELDKEVFRLLVEGDDPMTVDEVAAEIDRERTTAYRSVRRLQEADIVERKQVSQEGGSYYHVFTPRDADEIADAMQRTLNDFYAKMGQLIGEFREKYATVEEHGGETGTSATQPDT; this is translated from the coding sequence ATGCCTGACGCAATGACGGAACTACTCCGGAAGGAGATGCAGTGTGAGAACCTTCTGGACTGCTTCCACGGACTCTCCGAACTGGACAAGGAGGTGTTCCGTCTGCTCGTCGAGGGCGACGATCCCATGACCGTCGACGAGGTCGCCGCCGAGATCGACCGGGAGCGAACGACTGCCTATCGCTCCGTTCGGCGGCTTCAAGAGGCCGACATCGTCGAACGGAAACAGGTCAGCCAGGAAGGCGGGAGCTATTATCACGTCTTCACTCCCCGTGACGCCGACGAGATCGCCGACGCGATGCAGAGAACACTCAACGATTTCTACGCGAAGATGGGCCAGCTCATCGGAGAGTTCCGTGAGAAGTACGCTACTGTCGAGGAGCACGGAGGAGAAACCGGTACGTCAGCGACGCAACCGGACACGTAA
- a CDS encoding DUF6691 family protein, with protein sequence MIGGLLFGFGLGVSRMARPEVVLDFLQFQDFGLLFVMGGAAAVSAVTFTVGADVLRGTAPLTGRAYGRRVKELDRNVLFGGTVFGVGWGLSGICPGAAYASLGVGNWPILWAIGGMFLGAYAQGYARSLFAQRSGTEAGAGAD encoded by the coding sequence CTGATCGGCGGGCTCCTGTTCGGGTTCGGGCTCGGCGTGAGTCGGATGGCCCGCCCGGAGGTCGTACTGGACTTCCTCCAGTTCCAGGACTTCGGGCTGCTGTTCGTGATGGGCGGTGCCGCAGCCGTCTCGGCGGTGACGTTCACGGTCGGAGCGGACGTGCTCCGCGGGACAGCGCCGCTGACCGGTCGCGCATACGGCCGCCGCGTGAAGGAACTGGACCGTAACGTCCTCTTCGGCGGCACCGTCTTCGGCGTCGGCTGGGGGCTGTCCGGTATCTGCCCCGGCGCAGCGTACGCCAGCCTCGGCGTCGGCAACTGGCCGATCCTCTGGGCCATCGGCGGGATGTTCCTCGGTGCGTACGCTCAAGGATACGCTCGGTCCCTGTTCGCCCAGCGAAGTGGAACGGAGGCGGGTGCCGGTGCAGACTGA
- a CDS encoding YeeE/YedE family protein, with protein MSGLKAVLLQADPIAGAFPPWLAASFPEGVVSYALGGLFIGLGVAVIYLGTGITAGASTFLETTLSYASELPRFNRRKYLASRDWRLTFTLGIVLGAAVYALTLGPGGWTTAVQPWRLLVGGVLVGIGTRVGKGCTSGHGVCGVGSLSGTSITNVATFLVVAAGTAQVVMALGVVP; from the coding sequence ATGTCCGGGCTCAAGGCCGTACTGCTTCAGGCCGACCCGATAGCTGGGGCGTTCCCGCCATGGCTGGCCGCGTCGTTTCCCGAAGGAGTCGTCTCCTACGCCCTCGGTGGGCTGTTCATCGGACTCGGCGTCGCGGTCATCTACCTCGGGACGGGTATCACCGCCGGGGCGTCGACGTTCCTGGAGACGACGCTGTCGTACGCCTCCGAGCTGCCACGGTTCAACCGCCGGAAGTACCTCGCATCCCGCGACTGGCGGCTCACGTTCACGCTCGGCATCGTCCTCGGGGCGGCCGTCTATGCGCTGACCCTCGGCCCCGGTGGCTGGACCACCGCGGTCCAGCCGTGGCGGCTGCTCGTCGGGGGCGTCCTCGTCGGCATCGGCACTCGCGTCGGCAAAGGGTGTACCTCCGGCCACGGGGTCTGCGGAGTCGGCTCGCTCTCGGGCACGAGTATTACCAACGTCGCCACCTTCCTCGTCGTCGCAGCGGGGACCGCCCAGGTCGTCATGGCGCTCGGGGTGGTGCCGTGA
- a CDS encoding MBL fold metallo-hydrolase gives MTTEIDTAVDTVAPERLRQRIQAGDPVGLLDVRAPDTAEEWRIDGESIEYRNVPYYELLDGVPETVLAELPDEPLVVVCAKGESSELIAERLADAGVDAVSLDRGMRGWADLYDYTELAVDTDATVAQYHRPSSGCLAYLVADGDEAVVVDPLLAFVDAYRQDARALGAELVAAVDTHIHADHVSGVRELSARGVTGTLPESAVARGTAFEPDRTVADGDTITVGETTVEVLHTPGHTSGMTSLLVDGEVLLTGDGLFVDSVARPDLEDGDDGAPEAARQLYDTLQGLLSLDAEVVIAPAHASDGTPRRADGTYTATLGTVRERLPMLDADRETFVDRVLADMPPRPANYETIIDTNLGRVETDRADALTMELGPNNCAASAGGPGTRD, from the coding sequence ATGACGACGGAAATCGACACGGCGGTCGACACCGTGGCTCCCGAACGCCTCCGCCAGCGAATCCAAGCGGGGGATCCGGTCGGACTGCTGGACGTTCGGGCTCCGGATACGGCCGAGGAGTGGCGAATCGACGGCGAGTCCATCGAGTACCGGAACGTACCCTACTACGAGCTACTCGATGGCGTGCCCGAGACGGTCCTGGCGGAGCTCCCGGACGAGCCGCTGGTGGTCGTCTGTGCCAAGGGCGAGTCCAGCGAGCTGATCGCCGAGCGACTGGCCGACGCGGGCGTCGACGCGGTCAGCCTGGACCGCGGGATGCGCGGCTGGGCGGACCTCTATGACTACACCGAGCTCGCCGTCGACACGGACGCGACCGTCGCGCAGTACCACCGCCCGTCCAGCGGCTGTCTGGCCTATCTCGTCGCGGACGGTGACGAAGCGGTGGTCGTCGACCCCCTGCTCGCGTTCGTCGACGCGTACCGGCAGGACGCCCGCGCGCTCGGCGCGGAACTGGTCGCAGCCGTCGACACGCACATCCACGCCGACCACGTCTCCGGGGTCCGGGAGCTGTCCGCCCGCGGCGTGACAGGGACGCTCCCCGAGTCCGCGGTGGCTCGCGGCACGGCGTTCGAGCCGGACCGGACGGTCGCAGACGGGGACACGATCACCGTCGGTGAGACGACCGTCGAGGTGCTCCACACGCCCGGTCACACCTCCGGAATGACCTCGCTACTGGTCGACGGAGAGGTGCTGCTGACCGGCGACGGACTGTTCGTCGACAGCGTCGCCCGCCCGGACCTCGAGGACGGCGACGACGGCGCTCCCGAGGCGGCCAGACAGCTGTACGACACGCTGCAAGGGCTGCTGAGTCTGGATGCTGAGGTCGTCATAGCGCCTGCCCACGCGAGCGACGGGACGCCCCGACGCGCCGACGGGACGTACACGGCCACGCTCGGGACGGTCCGTGAGCGGCTTCCGATGCTCGACGCCGACCGCGAGACGTTCGTCGACCGCGTGCTCGCGGACATGCCTCCCCGACCGGCCAACTACGAGACCATTATCGACACCAACCTCGGTCGTGTGGAGACCGACCGGGCGGACGCATTGACGATGGAGCTCGGTCCGAACAACTGCGCCGCCAGCGCCGGCGGGCCGGGAACCCGCGACTGA
- a CDS encoding sulfurtransferase TusA family protein, translating into MTDHEITETLDAKGLSCPMPVVKTKQTIDTLAAGETLEVLATDAGSMSDLAGWADTTDGVELLDQTDEGDSYRHVVRKTA; encoded by the coding sequence ATGACTGACCACGAGATCACCGAAACACTGGACGCGAAGGGGCTCTCCTGCCCGATGCCGGTCGTGAAGACCAAGCAGACCATCGACACCCTCGCTGCCGGCGAGACGCTGGAGGTGCTCGCCACGGACGCCGGAAGCATGAGCGACCTCGCGGGCTGGGCGGACACCACCGACGGCGTCGAGCTGCTGGATCAGACCGATGAGGGCGACAGCTACCGACACGTCGTCCGGAAGACCGCATGA
- a CDS encoding DsrE/DsrF/DrsH-like family protein: protein MSSETDDTLSGSEAAVITDAARTESELADRVETLNERVDDLEAGVEAGTDDSTKRMTIIATKGTLDMAYPPLILASTAAAFGWEVTVFHTFWGLEILHEERSKELQLSSVGNPNTPLPNALAALPGMDRLTTTMMRRSIDDVGTPTIDELVDTCLEMGADLQACQMTADMMDYDEDAFYDGVTTGVGAASALSEMAEADVQLLV, encoded by the coding sequence ATGAGCTCCGAGACGGACGATACCCTGTCCGGTTCCGAGGCAGCGGTCATCACCGACGCCGCCCGCACGGAGTCGGAACTTGCCGACCGAGTTGAGACGCTGAACGAGCGCGTCGACGACCTCGAAGCCGGCGTAGAGGCCGGGACCGACGACAGCACGAAGCGGATGACGATCATCGCGACGAAGGGCACGCTGGATATGGCGTACCCGCCGCTCATCCTGGCGTCGACCGCAGCCGCCTTCGGCTGGGAGGTGACGGTCTTCCACACGTTCTGGGGGCTTGAGATCCTCCACGAGGAGCGCTCGAAGGAGCTCCAGCTTTCGTCGGTCGGGAACCCGAACACGCCGCTGCCGAACGCCCTGGCGGCGCTCCCGGGAATGGACCGGCTGACGACGACCATGATGCGTCGCAGCATCGACGACGTCGGGACGCCCACGATCGACGAACTCGTCGACACCTGCCTGGAGATGGGAGCGGATCTGCAGGCCTGCCAGATGACCGCGGACATGATGGACTACGACGAGGACGCGTTCTACGACGGCGTCACGACCGGCGTGGGGGCCGCCTCCGCGCTGAGTGAGATGGCGGAGGCCGACGTCCAGTTACTGGTATAA
- a CDS encoding DUF2270 domain-containing protein codes for MAHLYRGEIHRMKFWRERLDRTTNWAVIVLAAVLTWAFSTEGNPHYLLLIGNVVLATFLTIEARRYRAYDIWRSRVRILQEEVWAVGLDGSEPTDPAWRTRLADDYREPTVKITAEEAIAHRLRRIYLPLFAILNAAWIVRVTAFGTANWPRSATIGMLSGGVVTVAVGISFLGAVALAFRPRTWHAHAELRTEELRRDDSVE; via the coding sequence ATGGCACACCTGTACCGGGGTGAGATCCATCGGATGAAGTTCTGGCGTGAGCGGCTCGATCGGACGACCAACTGGGCGGTGATCGTGCTCGCGGCCGTCCTCACGTGGGCGTTCTCTACCGAAGGCAACCCCCACTACCTGCTGCTGATCGGAAACGTCGTGCTGGCGACGTTCCTCACGATCGAGGCGCGCCGCTACCGAGCGTACGACATCTGGCGATCTCGCGTCCGGATCCTCCAAGAGGAGGTCTGGGCGGTCGGACTGGATGGCTCGGAGCCGACAGACCCCGCCTGGCGGACTCGGTTGGCCGACGACTATCGGGAACCGACAGTCAAGATCACGGCCGAAGAGGCGATCGCTCACCGGCTACGCCGCATCTACCTTCCGCTGTTCGCGATACTGAACGCGGCATGGATCGTCCGGGTGACCGCGTTCGGGACCGCGAACTGGCCACGGAGTGCGACGATCGGGATGTTGTCTGGAGGGGTTGTAACCGTCGCCGTCGGTATCTCGTTCCTGGGAGCTGTCGCGTTGGCGTTTCGGCCCCGGACCTGGCACGCGCACGCGGAGCTTCGGACGGAGGAACTCCGGAGAGACGACTCGGTCGAGTGA